A DNA window from Fimbriimonadaceae bacterium contains the following coding sequences:
- a CDS encoding MarR family transcriptional regulator has translation MRLPKEQHEAWVAFFVGHGLLTKKIEHALAVAGCPGLEVYDVLLALEMAPDQRLRMSDLANAIVYSRSGLTRLVDRLERLGWIRRERCPQDRRSTYAVLTDAGLAARESAWPVYRTAIQEHFGSRMSAEEARTLAEILGRFAAHPLSECGGAADPHPPTNGGTVAPRARG, from the coding sequence GTGAGACTTCCCAAGGAGCAGCACGAGGCATGGGTCGCCTTCTTCGTCGGCCACGGCCTCCTCACGAAGAAGATCGAGCACGCGCTAGCCGTGGCGGGTTGCCCGGGGCTCGAGGTCTACGACGTCCTGCTCGCGTTGGAGATGGCGCCCGACCAGAGGTTGCGGATGTCGGATCTGGCCAATGCGATCGTCTACTCGCGCAGCGGACTGACCCGACTCGTGGACCGGTTGGAGCGCCTCGGTTGGATTCGTCGCGAGCGCTGCCCTCAGGATCGAAGGTCCACGTACGCCGTGTTGACGGACGCGGGGCTTGCAGCGCGCGAATCTGCGTGGCCGGTGTACCGCACGGCGATCCAAGAGCACTTCGGCTCAAGGATGAGCGCCGAGGAGGCTCGGACGCTGGCCGAGATCCTCGGAAGGTTTGCGGCGCACCCCCTGTCCGAATGCGGGGGAGCCGCCGACCCCCACCCGCCGACCAACGGCGGGACCGTAGCCCCTCGCGCGCGGGGATAA
- a CDS encoding GNAT family N-acetyltransferase — translation MQIRPLHADDSFEELTALIRAAYAQLAALGFRYWGTYQSVEDTRHRCASGTCLVALAEGRIVGTVLLKEIFDEDDPALYLEPGTRVVSQFAILPELQGRGTGSKLLKEAERVARRAGASQVALDTAEGAAHLIAFYEKRGYRLAGTVDWHDTNYVSVLMAKTLD, via the coding sequence GTGCAGATTCGACCCTTGCACGCGGACGACTCGTTCGAGGAGCTCACGGCGCTCATCCGGGCGGCGTATGCCCAGCTCGCCGCCCTCGGTTTTCGCTACTGGGGAACGTATCAGAGCGTGGAGGACACCCGCCATCGGTGCGCCTCGGGCACCTGTTTGGTGGCGCTGGCGGAAGGCCGGATCGTGGGCACGGTGCTGCTCAAGGAGATCTTCGACGAGGACGACCCCGCGCTGTACCTCGAGCCGGGCACCCGTGTGGTCAGCCAGTTCGCCATCTTGCCGGAGTTACAGGGGCGGGGCACCGGGAGCAAACTCCTCAAAGAGGCCGAGCGGGTGGCGCGTCGGGCCGGAGCAAGCCAGGTCGCGCTCGACACGGCGGAGGGGGCGGCGCACCTGATCGCCTTCTACGAGAAGCGCGGGTACCGCTTGGCCGGCACGGTCGACTGGCACGACACGAACTACGTGAGCGTGCTGATGGCCAAGACGCTGGACTAG
- a CDS encoding DoxX family protein encodes MKTLLSTRDNGALTLLRIALGTVMFAHGAQKLLGWFGGNGFDGTMGFFTQQMGIPAAFAFLAIVAEFFGALGLIFGFLTRIAAFGIGTVLAVAMLKVHLPNGFFMNWMGAQQGEGIEFFLLAIPMAATLIWKGAGAFSVDGWLARRRSSEWSGSTAPANS; translated from the coding sequence ATGAAAACACTGCTTTCGACTCGAGACAACGGAGCGCTGACCCTCTTGCGGATCGCGCTGGGAACGGTCATGTTCGCGCACGGCGCGCAGAAGCTGCTGGGCTGGTTCGGCGGCAACGGCTTCGACGGCACGATGGGATTCTTCACCCAACAGATGGGGATCCCCGCCGCGTTCGCCTTCCTTGCGATCGTCGCCGAGTTCTTTGGAGCGCTCGGCCTGATCTTCGGCTTCCTCACGCGCATCGCCGCGTTCGGCATCGGCACGGTGCTGGCGGTCGCCATGCTCAAGGTGCACCTTCCCAACGGGTTCTTCATGAACTGGATGGGCGCCCAGCAAGGCGAGGGAATCGAGTTCTTCCTGCTTGCGATCCCGATGGCCGCCACGCTGATTTGGAAGGGCGCAGGCGCGTTCTCGGTCGACGGATGGCTCGCACGGCGCCGGTCCTCGGAATGGAGCGGATCGACCGCCCCCGCCAACTCCTAA
- a CDS encoding DUF4332 domain-containing protein → MANISEIEGIGPAYGEKLAGIGVNTVEKLLERGASKKGREEIAEAADVSETLVLKWVNRADLARIKGIGSEYADLLEGSGVDSVPELAQRNPANLAAKMVEVNREKSLVRQVPVESEVERWVAEAKVLGRVVTH, encoded by the coding sequence ATGGCAAATATCAGTGAAATCGAAGGAATCGGGCCCGCCTACGGGGAGAAACTGGCCGGGATCGGCGTGAACACCGTGGAAAAGCTGCTCGAGCGTGGCGCGTCCAAGAAGGGGCGCGAAGAGATCGCCGAGGCAGCCGACGTGAGCGAGACGCTGGTGCTCAAGTGGGTGAACCGCGCGGACCTCGCCCGAATCAAGGGCATCGGCTCGGAGTACGCCGACCTCCTGGAAGGGTCCGGTGTGGACAGCGTCCCCGAGCTTGCGCAGCGCAACCCCGCGAACCTTGCCGCGAAGATGGTCGAGGTCAACCGGGAGAAGAGCCTTGTCCGCCAGGTGCCCGTCGAGAGCGAGGTCGAGCGTTGGGTCGCCGAGGCGAAGGTGTTGGGTCGGGTGGTCACGCACTAG
- a CDS encoding pyridoxal phosphate-dependent aminotransferase: protein MHATDNPSAFRDLPFMGVIRVNVEAMKIGYRMGDPAWSNLGQGQPEVGMIDGAPPRIDSMPIEAADHAYGPVEGIPELREAVADYMNRLYRQGKPSQYTVENVAIAPGGRAALTRIGAALAHQRLGYFTPDYTAYEDLLTTFSGVDPVWIELEPSTGFRIEPDALERRVTDERLGALLISNPCNPTGTVVWGDELREWVRLARERSCTLLMDEFYSHYFYANGAQGPVSSAAYVEDVDEDPVVIVDGLTKSFRYPGWRMGWVVAPKKVIQTLTAAGSFLDGGPCRPIQKAALRALEPEQADRETSATRAVFAEKQRLTLDALKAMGVTFARDPEGTFYAFGSVAELPSPLNTGIGFMRAAFLHNVLTVPGEFFDVNPHRRRPAPSPLEQTVRFSFGPPRDNLEAGLARLAEMVARHR, encoded by the coding sequence ATGCACGCCACCGACAACCCCTCCGCCTTCCGCGACCTTCCCTTCATGGGAGTGATCCGCGTGAACGTGGAGGCGATGAAGATCGGCTACCGAATGGGCGATCCCGCGTGGTCGAACCTAGGCCAGGGCCAGCCGGAGGTCGGGATGATCGACGGCGCCCCTCCACGCATCGACTCGATGCCGATCGAGGCCGCCGATCACGCGTACGGTCCGGTCGAGGGCATCCCCGAACTGCGCGAAGCCGTGGCGGACTATATGAACCGCCTGTACCGGCAAGGCAAGCCCTCCCAATACACCGTTGAGAACGTGGCTATCGCCCCGGGCGGGCGGGCGGCGCTCACCCGGATCGGCGCGGCCCTCGCCCACCAGCGGCTCGGCTACTTCACCCCCGACTACACGGCCTACGAGGACCTGCTCACCACGTTCTCGGGCGTCGACCCCGTCTGGATCGAGTTGGAACCGTCGACGGGCTTTCGCATCGAGCCGGACGCACTGGAGCGGAGGGTGACCGACGAACGTCTCGGCGCGCTCCTGATCAGCAACCCGTGCAATCCCACGGGCACCGTGGTGTGGGGCGACGAGCTGCGGGAGTGGGTGCGCCTCGCGCGCGAACGGTCCTGCACGCTGCTGATGGACGAGTTCTACTCGCACTACTTCTATGCGAACGGCGCGCAAGGACCCGTGAGCTCGGCCGCCTACGTGGAGGACGTGGACGAGGATCCCGTGGTGATCGTGGACGGCCTGACCAAGTCGTTCCGCTATCCGGGGTGGCGCATGGGCTGGGTCGTGGCGCCGAAGAAGGTGATCCAAACCCTCACCGCGGCTGGATCGTTCCTCGACGGCGGTCCGTGCCGGCCCATCCAGAAGGCCGCCCTGCGCGCCCTCGAGCCCGAACAGGCCGACCGCGAGACGTCCGCGACCCGGGCCGTGTTCGCCGAGAAGCAACGCCTCACGCTGGACGCCCTCAAGGCCATGGGCGTCACCTTCGCGAGAGACCCCGAGGGCACGTTCTACGCGTTTGGCAGCGTGGCCGAACTCCCCTCGCCTCTCAACACGGGAATCGGGTTCATGCGGGCCGCATTCCTGCACAACGTGCTCACAGTCCCGGGCGAGTTCTTCGACGTGAACCCGCACCGCCGGCGCCCCGCGCCGTCGCCCCTGGAGCAGACCGTACGGTTCTCCTTCGGCCCGCCAAGAGACAACCTGGAGGCCGGCCTGGCACGGCTGGCCGAAATGGTGGCCCGACACCGATAA
- a CDS encoding MmgE/PrpD family protein, with amino-acid sequence MSDFTTLSRDSNQALGLGRYALEFMRSGEPAPAVLERTRLFHTDAVLCGLSALSLGTNAPTLLRREALEYPDPQGAAVFGSEARVKAEKAVVSNSSAVREWDSNGTNFGYNPALGHTAGEFGHNDFYPVAIAACQQQGLDGATALKAMVLIDEIRGRLAEVFSLKTYKIDHVVHGAIGSAAAYGALMGATAEQIESAIGMFVAHFIPWRAIRAGKQLSDSKGASAAISTEAAILCMKRSLAGFTGPKDIFRNPEAIWRYFEPTTEGSARWKEQGDSPFDLVLAMRSDDFAVMGMHFKLGLYEHQSAGALQGAIDLLASAPELLEDPSGARIRRIEIVAYEPAFGIIGNPMKKDPHTRQSADHSMAYIVATLIRKALERGSLPQGNDAIWKALMLDPYDYQVADTAIFHPVTRALMERIEFRHGGPDYDAKYPDGIPTSIVIEDTAGTRHDSGLVMYPAGHARNTTANLRDILAHKFQLLAGLAVPNGADPSPLIERFEALPELDAAGVRVLYEFELGSRPGYE; translated from the coding sequence ATGAGCGACTTCACCACCCTTTCGCGCGACTCGAACCAAGCCCTCGGCCTTGGGCGGTACGCCCTCGAATTCATGCGCTCCGGCGAACCGGCACCCGCAGTGCTTGAACGCACCCGCCTGTTCCATACCGATGCCGTGCTGTGCGGACTCTCGGCCCTCTCGTTGGGCACGAACGCGCCCACCCTTCTTCGGCGGGAAGCGCTGGAGTATCCCGATCCCCAGGGTGCGGCCGTGTTCGGTTCCGAGGCCCGGGTGAAGGCGGAGAAGGCCGTGGTCTCCAACAGTTCGGCCGTGCGGGAGTGGGACTCGAACGGCACCAACTTCGGCTACAACCCCGCCCTTGGCCACACCGCGGGCGAGTTCGGGCACAACGACTTCTATCCCGTGGCGATCGCTGCGTGCCAGCAACAGGGGCTCGACGGCGCGACCGCCCTCAAAGCCATGGTCCTCATCGACGAGATTCGAGGCAGGCTCGCCGAGGTGTTCAGCCTCAAGACTTACAAGATCGACCACGTGGTACACGGAGCGATCGGCTCTGCCGCCGCGTACGGCGCCTTGATGGGTGCGACGGCCGAGCAGATCGAGTCTGCGATCGGCATGTTCGTCGCGCACTTCATCCCCTGGCGCGCGATTCGGGCCGGGAAGCAGCTATCCGACTCCAAGGGTGCCAGCGCCGCGATCAGCACCGAGGCCGCGATCCTCTGCATGAAGCGCTCTCTGGCGGGATTCACGGGCCCGAAGGACATCTTTCGGAACCCCGAGGCGATCTGGCGCTACTTCGAACCGACGACCGAAGGGTCCGCCCGCTGGAAGGAGCAAGGCGACAGCCCCTTCGACCTGGTCCTCGCGATGCGCAGCGACGACTTCGCCGTGATGGGCATGCACTTCAAGCTTGGGCTGTACGAACACCAGTCCGCAGGCGCGCTGCAGGGCGCGATCGACCTCCTGGCGTCGGCCCCCGAGCTCCTCGAGGATCCCTCGGGCGCGCGCATCCGTCGCATCGAGATCGTAGCCTACGAGCCGGCGTTCGGCATCATCGGCAATCCGATGAAGAAGGACCCGCACACGCGCCAAAGCGCCGACCATTCGATGGCCTACATCGTGGCGACACTCATCCGAAAGGCGTTGGAACGCGGCTCACTGCCCCAAGGCAACGACGCGATCTGGAAGGCCCTGATGCTCGATCCGTACGACTACCAGGTGGCCGACACGGCAATCTTCCACCCGGTCACCCGAGCACTGATGGAGCGCATCGAGTTTCGCCACGGCGGTCCCGATTACGACGCGAAATACCCCGACGGCATCCCCACGTCGATCGTGATCGAGGACACCGCCGGCACGCGCCACGACAGCGGCTTGGTGATGTACCCCGCAGGCCACGCGCGCAACACCACGGCGAATCTTCGCGACATCCTGGCGCACAAGTTTCAGTTGCTGGCGGGACTTGCCGTGCCCAATGGGGCCGACCCGTCGCCGCTCATCGAGCGGTTCGAGGCGCTGCCAGAGCTTGATGCGGCGGGAGTACGGGTGCTCTACGAATTCGAGTTGGGGTCAAGGCCCGGGTATGAGTAG